A genomic window from Anas platyrhynchos isolate ZD024472 breed Pekin duck chromosome 13, IASCAAS_PekinDuck_T2T, whole genome shotgun sequence includes:
- the PHF7 gene encoding PHD finger protein 7, translating to MSARNENAPDSRERACMLCGRVDVDVNVCGHTYERGGLCAHLCCMFFASELYRLGLVTEGMEGILIDDVWRAIWQASEKQCFVCGERGATITCTVRGCERCFHLPCASEGECVTQYCGQYRSFCSEHRPQQAAQAAPEQGTTCIICMEPVGDSTSYHTMVCPTCNHAWFHRRCIQGHAMCAGILCFQCPICRDKIPFCLEMYRMGIRIPVRPPTWEDNDAFASQRERHQRCDASECLYPRGREQAEVHGPWQLLLCRSCAAEGTHRRCSNLTNRAGTWECASCAGVDNASSANQGLASSSTSSAEAPGPSHGSPAPESSSLSSSSSSQAAPGPSHSSQGTESGRPATEERAIRQPAPKPSFQAPEPPLGIPGLLLII from the exons ATGTCTGCAAGGAACGAGAATGCTCCCGACTCGAGGGAGCGAG cATGCATGCTGTGTGGCCGGGTAGATGTCGACGTGAATGTCTGCGGCCATACATATGAAAGGGGTGGGCTCTGTGCCCACTTATGTTGCATG TTTTTTGCGAGTGAACTTTATCGGCTAGGACTCGTAACAGAGGGAATGGAAGGAATTTTAATAGACGATGTATGGCGAGCAATATGGCAGGCATCCGAGAAG CAATGCTTCGTCTGTGGCGAGCGAGGGGCCACCATCACCTGCACGGTGAGAGGCTGTGAACGCTGCTTCCATCTCCCCTGCGCCTCAGAGGGAGAATGTGTCACCCAATACTGCGGGCAGTACAG gtccttctgctCGGAGCACCGCCCGCAGCAGGCAGCGCAGGCAGCTCCAGAGCAGGGCACCACCTGCATCATCTGCATGGAGCCTGTGGGGGACAGCACGTCCTACCACACCATGGTGTGCCCAACCTGCAATCACGCCTGGTTCCACCGGCGCTGCATCCAG GGACACGCCATGTGTGCAGGCATTCTCTGCTTCCAGTGCCCCATATGCAGAGACAAGATACCGTTTTGTCTAGAGATGTACCGCATGGGGATCCGAATCCCAGTCAG ACCACCAACCTGGGAGGACAACGACGCCTTTGCATCACAGCGTGAGAGGCACCAGCGCTGTGATGCCAGCGAATGCCTTTACCcacgaggcagggagcaggcagaagTACACGG GCCCTGGCAGCTGCTCCTGTGCCGCTCCTGTGCTGCCGAAGGCACCCACCGGCGCTGCTCCAACTTGACCAACAGAGCAGGCACCTGGGAGTGTGCCAGCTGCGCTGGCGTGGACAACG CCTCCAGTGCCAACCAGGGGCTCGCCAGCTCTAGCACCTCCAGTGCAGAGGCTCCGGGGCCCTCCCATGGCTCCCCAGCACCCgaaagcagcagcctcagcagcagcagcagcagccaggcagcaccagGGCCATCCCACAGCTCCCAGGGGACTGAGAGTGGAAGGCCAGCAACAGAAGAGAGGGCAATCCGCCAACCT gctccaaagccttcttttcaaGCTCCAGAACCTCCACTTGGCATCCCAGGTCTTCTTCTGATCATCTAA
- the LOC140003547 gene encoding zinc finger CCCH domain-containing protein 11A-like: MLETETIAGLSLNVGASPHFLMMTGKAAKPMGEIHVKTLEEIRREKALQRRETQAKGEAEGHGKTEASSAGARPARAAPSAQPGPAPAEQKSLWSTKLTGALKKEKKAVELNRPFPKLSSVPDVQPTQQSGSRKCPEKSFEERRWEKWQQRDQQEKLGKEEAAVKSTAGFFHTEPAGKVAAQFQGREAKSKC, encoded by the exons ATGTTGGAGACTGAAACTATTGCTGGACTCTCTTTAAATGTTGGTGCTTCTCCTCATTTCTTGATGATGACAGGGAAGGCTGCTAAGCCGATGGGAGAGATCCATGTGAAAACACTGGAGGAAATCCGTCGTGAGAAAGCTCTTCAGAGACGCGAAACTCAAGCCAAAGGCGAGGCTGAAGGGCATGGTAAAACTGAAGCTTCCAGCGCAGGGGCAAGACCTGCTcgtgcagctccctcagcacaacCCGgacctgccccagcagagcagaaatctTTATGGAGCACAAAACTAACAG gtgctttaaaaaaagaaaagaaggcagtggAATTGAACCGGCCTTTTCCTAAACTTTCCTCTGTGCCTGATGTACAG ccCACTCAGCAGAGTGGAAGTCGTaaatgtccagagaagagctttgAAGAGAGACGGTGGGAGAAGTGGCAACAGAGAGACCAACAAGAGAAGCTTGGGAAGGAGGAAGCTGCTGTCAAATCTACTGCTGGCTTCTTTCATACCGAACCAGCAGGGAAAGTGGCAGCTCAATTTCAGGGCCGGGAAGCTAAAAGTAAGTGTTGA